The following are from one region of the Myxocyprinus asiaticus isolate MX2 ecotype Aquarium Trade chromosome 2, UBuf_Myxa_2, whole genome shotgun sequence genome:
- the LOC127411036 gene encoding histone H2A-like, with protein MSGRGKTGGKARAKAKTRSSRAGLQFPVGRVHRLLRKGNYAERVGAGAPVYLAAVLEYLTAEILELAGNAARDNKKTRIIPRHLQLAVRNDEELNKLLGGVTIAQGGVLPNIQAVLLPKKTEKPAKK; from the coding sequence ATGAGCGGCAGAGGTAAAACCGGCGGTAAAGCTCGTGCAAAGGCTAAAACTCGTTCATCCAGGGCAGGACTGCAGTTCCCCGTCGGTCGTGTACACAGACTGCTCCGCAAAGGAAACTACGCAGAGCGCGTTGGTGCCGGTGCTCCTGTTTATCTGGCCGCTGTACTCGAGTATCTCACCGCTGAAATCCTGGAGTTGGCCGGAAACGCCGCTCGGGACAACAAGAAGACTCGTATCATTCCCCGTCACCTGCAGCTGGCAGTGCGGAACGATGAAGAGTTGAACAAACTCTTGGGTGGAGTGACCATCGCTCAGGGTGGTGTGCTGCCCAACATCCAGGCTGTGCTGCTGCCCAAGAAGACCGAGAAACCCGCCAAGAAATAA